A genomic stretch from Festucalex cinctus isolate MCC-2025b chromosome 13, RoL_Fcin_1.0, whole genome shotgun sequence includes:
- the hepacama gene encoding hepatic and glial cell adhesion molecule a isoform X2 — protein MKVGRKTGHSLSTDVPSLLTLVGLLLLLLTGEVSGVNVTSQTQVVRGIVGKEALLSVSYTSSSTDKPVIKWQLKRDKVKPVTVVQSIGTDVIGNLRPEYRNRILVFENGSLLLHNLQLSDEGSYEVEISITDDTFTGEHYIELTVDVPVSKPYIQMVASSVLEYSEHFHLHCSHDNGTKPVYAWLKGGKVQANDSRLLLSHDQKVLTIARVLMSDDDVYTCVVENPVSSMKSTPVKLTVYRRSSLYIILSTGGIFLLITLVTVCACWKPSKKKHRPVPQRAPIYMEQGENGHDVDVVPKPTTLGRRSPMPLYVLNEDETLERLEESASSAYSQSELNFPATYVPVLPTHGHRTEAPIWTTPRRYTRSPSPLAQLLPQAPAGPPLSPARSPAHSPCSSPRSFSPIRKVRPPVGIPNIRLPVDAESPPPGEKTQGSPQQ, from the exons GTGAGGTGTCAGGGGTGAATGTGACGAGCCAAACCCAAGTGGTGAGAGGCATCGTGGGCAAAGAGGCCCTGCTGTCGGTCAGCTACACCAGCAGCAGCACAGACAAGCCCGTAATCAAGTGGCAGCTGAAGCGCGACAAAGTGAAGCCCGTCACCGTGGTGCAGTCCATCGGCACCGACGTCATCGGGAACCTTCGTCCGGAGTACCGTAACCGCATCCTGGTGTTCGAGAACGGCTCGCTGCTGCTTCACAACCTGCAGCTGTCGGACGAGGGCTCGTACGAGGTGGAGATCTCAATCACGGATGACACCTTCACGGGGGAGCACTATATTGAGCTGACTGTGGATG TTCCAGTCTCCAAGCCCTACATCCAGATGGTGGCGTCATCTGTCCTGGAGTACAGCGAGCACTTCCACTTGCACTGCTCCCACGACAACGGCACCAAGCCCGTGTACGCTTGGCTGAAGGGGGGGAAGGTGCAGGCCAACGACTCCCGCCTGCTGCTCTCGCACGACCAAAAGGTGCTGACCATCGCGCGCGTCCTCATGTCGGACGACGACGTGTACACCTGCGTGGTGGAGAACCCCGTCAGCAGCATGAAGAGCACGCCTGTCAAGCTCACCgtctaca GACGGAGCTCGCTGTACATCATCCTGTCCACCGGAGGCATTTTCCTCCTCATCACCCTGGTGACCGTGTGTGCCTGCTGGAAGCCTTCCAA AAAGAAGCATAGACCCGTCCCGCAGAGAGCTCCCATCTACATGGAGCAGGGGGAAAATGGCCATGATG TTGACGTTGTACCGAAACCAACCACCCTGGGTCGAAGGAGTCCCATGCCTCTGTATGTACTCAACGAAGAT GAGACTCTGGAGCGTTTGGAAGAAAGCGCTTCCAGCGCCTACAGCCAATCAGAATTGAATTTCCCCGCCACCTACGTCCCGGTGCTTCCCACCCACGGCCACAGAACTGAGGCGCCCATCTGGACCACCCCGCGCAGGTACACCCGCAGCCCCTCCCCGCTGGCCCAGCTTCTCCCGCAAGCCCCGGCGGGACCTCCCCTCAGCCCCGCACGCTCGCCAGCCCACTCGCCCTGTTCGTCGCCGCGTAGTTTCAGCCCCATCAGAAAAGTTCGGCCTCCCGTTGGAATCCCAAACATTCGCCTCCCCGTGGACGCCGAGAGTCCCCCGCCCGGCGAGAAGACGCAGGGTTCGCCCCAGCAGTGA
- the hepacama gene encoding hepatic and glial cell adhesion molecule a isoform X1 produces the protein MKVGRKTGHSLSTDVPSLLTLVGLLLLLLTGEVSGVNVTSQTQVVRGIVGKEALLSVSYTSSSTDKPVIKWQLKRDKVKPVTVVQSIGTDVIGNLRPEYRNRILVFENGSLLLHNLQLSDEGSYEVEISITDDTFTGEHYIELTVDVPVSKPYIQMVASSVLEYSEHFHLHCSHDNGTKPVYAWLKGGKVQANDSRLLLSHDQKVLTIARVLMSDDDVYTCVVENPVSSMKSTPVKLTVYRRSSLYIILSTGGIFLLITLVTVCACWKPSKKKHRPVPQRAPIYMEQGENGHDAVDVVPKPTTLGRRSPMPLYVLNEDETLERLEESASSAYSQSELNFPATYVPVLPTHGHRTEAPIWTTPRRYTRSPSPLAQLLPQAPAGPPLSPARSPAHSPCSSPRSFSPIRKVRPPVGIPNIRLPVDAESPPPGEKTQGSPQQ, from the exons GTGAGGTGTCAGGGGTGAATGTGACGAGCCAAACCCAAGTGGTGAGAGGCATCGTGGGCAAAGAGGCCCTGCTGTCGGTCAGCTACACCAGCAGCAGCACAGACAAGCCCGTAATCAAGTGGCAGCTGAAGCGCGACAAAGTGAAGCCCGTCACCGTGGTGCAGTCCATCGGCACCGACGTCATCGGGAACCTTCGTCCGGAGTACCGTAACCGCATCCTGGTGTTCGAGAACGGCTCGCTGCTGCTTCACAACCTGCAGCTGTCGGACGAGGGCTCGTACGAGGTGGAGATCTCAATCACGGATGACACCTTCACGGGGGAGCACTATATTGAGCTGACTGTGGATG TTCCAGTCTCCAAGCCCTACATCCAGATGGTGGCGTCATCTGTCCTGGAGTACAGCGAGCACTTCCACTTGCACTGCTCCCACGACAACGGCACCAAGCCCGTGTACGCTTGGCTGAAGGGGGGGAAGGTGCAGGCCAACGACTCCCGCCTGCTGCTCTCGCACGACCAAAAGGTGCTGACCATCGCGCGCGTCCTCATGTCGGACGACGACGTGTACACCTGCGTGGTGGAGAACCCCGTCAGCAGCATGAAGAGCACGCCTGTCAAGCTCACCgtctaca GACGGAGCTCGCTGTACATCATCCTGTCCACCGGAGGCATTTTCCTCCTCATCACCCTGGTGACCGTGTGTGCCTGCTGGAAGCCTTCCAA AAAGAAGCATAGACCCGTCCCGCAGAGAGCTCCCATCTACATGGAGCAGGGGGAAAATGGCCATGA TGCAGTTGACGTTGTACCGAAACCAACCACCCTGGGTCGAAGGAGTCCCATGCCTCTGTATGTACTCAACGAAGAT GAGACTCTGGAGCGTTTGGAAGAAAGCGCTTCCAGCGCCTACAGCCAATCAGAATTGAATTTCCCCGCCACCTACGTCCCGGTGCTTCCCACCCACGGCCACAGAACTGAGGCGCCCATCTGGACCACCCCGCGCAGGTACACCCGCAGCCCCTCCCCGCTGGCCCAGCTTCTCCCGCAAGCCCCGGCGGGACCTCCCCTCAGCCCCGCACGCTCGCCAGCCCACTCGCCCTGTTCGTCGCCGCGTAGTTTCAGCCCCATCAGAAAAGTTCGGCCTCCCGTTGGAATCCCAAACATTCGCCTCCCCGTGGACGCCGAGAGTCCCCCGCCCGGCGAGAAGACGCAGGGTTCGCCCCAGCAGTGA